One stretch of Natronolimnobius baerhuensis DNA includes these proteins:
- a CDS encoding CBS domain-containing protein codes for MTSDDRTTVEDVMSTPLETVAKDATVMEATQQMREHDINALVVRTTPRAIISSTDVLEAVAEGQDTTEVQVSDVMTTDVETAAPDLYMEEVAAMMTTYGIKHLPVVDDDYVGMISSTDIAAHHS; via the coding sequence ATGACTTCTGACGACCGAACGACCGTCGAGGACGTAATGTCGACACCACTCGAGACCGTTGCCAAGGATGCCACGGTGATGGAGGCAACACAGCAGATGCGCGAACACGATATCAACGCGCTCGTCGTCCGGACGACGCCGCGAGCGATCATCAGCAGCACGGACGTCCTCGAGGCCGTCGCAGAGGGCCAGGATACGACGGAGGTGCAGGTGAGCGACGTGATGACAACCGATGTCGAAACTGCCGCGCCGGACCTGTACATGGAGGAAGTCGCCGCAATGATGACGACGTACGGAATCAAACACCTGCCCGTCGTCGACGACGACTACGTCGGGATGATCTCCTCGACGGATATCGCAGCGCACCACTCATAA
- the radA gene encoding DNA repair and recombination protein RadA, with protein MPDADLETLPGVGPATAEKLQEAGFESFQSLAVASPSELSNTADVGESTAADIVRAARDAADIGGFETGSTVLERRNEIGKLSWQIDEVDDLLGGGIETQSITEVYGEFGSGKSQVTHQMAVNVQLPKEVGGLHGSSMFIDSEDTFRPERIDDMVRGLPDDVIDATLEDREIEGSAGDEAAVDELVDDILDKIHVAKAFNSNHQMLLAEKAQELASEHEESEYPIRLLAVDSLTAHFRAEYVGRGQLADRQQKLNKHLHDLDKVGNLYNAAVIVTNQVASNPDSYFGDPTQPIGGNILGHKSTFRMYLRKSKGDKRIVRLVDAPNLADGEAVMRVQDGGLKPE; from the coding sequence ATGCCTGACGCAGACCTCGAGACACTCCCCGGAGTTGGCCCAGCAACCGCCGAAAAACTGCAGGAAGCAGGCTTTGAATCCTTCCAGAGCCTCGCCGTTGCCTCACCCTCCGAACTGTCGAACACAGCCGATGTTGGCGAATCGACCGCTGCAGATATCGTTCGCGCCGCCCGTGACGCCGCCGACATCGGTGGCTTCGAAACCGGTTCGACCGTGCTCGAGCGGCGAAACGAAATCGGCAAGCTCTCCTGGCAGATCGACGAGGTCGACGACCTGCTTGGTGGCGGCATCGAAACCCAGTCGATCACCGAAGTGTACGGTGAGTTCGGCTCCGGGAAGTCCCAGGTCACCCACCAGATGGCCGTCAACGTCCAGTTACCCAAGGAAGTCGGCGGCCTCCACGGCAGTTCGATGTTCATCGACAGCGAGGACACGTTCCGCCCAGAGCGAATCGACGACATGGTCCGTGGGCTGCCTGACGACGTAATTGACGCCACGCTCGAGGACCGCGAAATCGAAGGCTCGGCTGGCGACGAAGCAGCGGTCGACGAACTCGTCGACGATATCCTCGATAAGATCCACGTCGCAAAGGCGTTCAACTCAAACCACCAGATGCTGCTCGCTGAGAAGGCACAGGAACTGGCAAGCGAACACGAAGAAAGCGAGTACCCGATTCGCCTGCTCGCGGTCGACTCGCTGACCGCGCACTTCCGCGCGGAGTACGTCGGTCGTGGCCAACTCGCGGACCGACAGCAGAAACTCAACAAGCACCTTCACGATCTCGATAAGGTCGGCAACCTCTACAACGCCGCCGTTATCGTGACGAATCAGGTCGCGTCGAACCCCGACTCGTACTTCGGCGACCCAACGCAGCCAATTGGCGGGAACATCCTCGGCCACAAGTCGACGTTCCGAATGTACCTGCGCAAGTCCAAAGGCGACAAGCGGATCGTCCGCCTCGTCGACGCACCGAACCTCGCCGACGGCGAGGCTGTCATGCGCGTCCAGGACGGCGGTCTGAAGCCCGAATAG
- a CDS encoding nitroreductase/quinone reductase family protein produces the protein MTRVARTVETRVVNPLVCWLLRSPFHWLASFALVLVTYRGQKSGRVYTIPIAYARADGVLVAVTPKAETIWWTNVREPTACTLHVRGNRRPAEGELIEDDAERAELLAAYAGQRRVLARLVGIDTARPTAENELAVVRFTLEDQ, from the coding sequence ATGACGAGAGTCGCTCGAACGGTCGAAACCCGCGTCGTGAACCCACTCGTCTGTTGGCTCCTGCGATCACCATTCCACTGGCTTGCCAGTTTTGCACTCGTTCTCGTCACGTACCGAGGACAAAAGAGCGGCCGGGTGTACACGATCCCCATCGCGTACGCTCGCGCGGACGGGGTGCTCGTCGCTGTGACGCCGAAAGCGGAGACGATCTGGTGGACGAACGTTCGCGAGCCAACTGCGTGTACGCTCCACGTTCGCGGCAACCGACGACCTGCAGAAGGGGAACTCATCGAGGACGATGCCGAGCGCGCCGAACTGCTTGCAGCGTACGCCGGACAGCGGCGTGTTCTCGCCCGACTGGTCGGGATCGACACCGCGCGACCCACCGCCGAAAACGAACTCGCAGTCGTCCGGTTCACGCTCGAGGATCAGTGA
- a CDS encoding RNA-binding domain-containing protein gives MTEIYRVDVEITAPIYDTEVTSRVADAVGNIFPNAEISEEFGEIRAEAHALDHVSELLHQQEILDTARGEFFANRDGQTFSFALKKQAAFEDRINFSVGEPDELGEISVRVRVDEPTLEEYIDHIAPPTEDGRPVEK, from the coding sequence ATGACAGAAATTTACCGTGTCGACGTAGAGATCACGGCACCGATTTACGACACCGAGGTAACGAGTCGTGTCGCCGACGCTGTCGGGAACATCTTCCCCAACGCAGAGATCAGCGAGGAGTTCGGCGAGATCCGCGCCGAGGCCCACGCACTGGACCACGTCTCGGAGTTGCTTCACCAGCAGGAAATCCTCGATACAGCCCGCGGCGAGTTCTTTGCGAACCGCGACGGACAGACGTTCTCGTTCGCGCTCAAGAAACAAGCGGCCTTCGAGGATCGAATCAACTTCTCGGTCGGCGAACCCGACGAACTCGGGGAGATCAGCGTCCGCGTCCGCGTCGACGAGCCAACGCTCGAGGAGTATATCGACCACATCGCACCGCCGACAGAGGACGGCAGACCGGTTGAGAAGTAA
- a CDS encoding CRTAC1 family protein, whose product MRVWRGVGVLIAVVVLAGCAGGFVPDGSVSDDELSDPTADDYAFSDVSETVGLEYESISIGAINGNDGVYTTDYTNSLETDVLAIGGGGPVLFENRGGEFERADALPPINGTVQGALFFDHDNDGWEDLLLLRRGNTPIFLENDEGTFHERDVGFDESFVVPTSASAADVTGNGCADVFIVDYNDWLDEQPMGWHHYLNLTAPEDNGQPNALYTSDCTEFERATDAGIEGDGDHWSMATSIVDLTGNGHPDIHVANDFFEDELLTNQGDGTFEHAYLGEATDRNGMSSRAVDVTGDGHLEIFVTNIHFPRDRWADLPDTQRQLFVDFMNSRIGDRNQGNNLLVWTGDGFEDQGAARGLNESGWGWSGALEDFDSDGRIDIFHTTQFEARFEGGEPTFVEPMLFAQGDGEFHRLNASEVGLEELDERGASALDYDTSGSMDVAVAGNNARYRLYSNDAPQGNSLQVVVGGASDLEYTTLGTTVEATADGETQYRVRNAKADYQSQDTRTLHFGVGDATAVDELHVTWPDGTERTFDDVDTGQRLLVTPDGIETQRSYTADQQ is encoded by the coding sequence ATGCGAGTCTGGAGGGGGGTTGGCGTTCTGATCGCTGTTGTCGTGCTTGCGGGCTGTGCGGGCGGTTTCGTCCCGGACGGGTCGGTATCCGACGACGAATTGTCGGACCCGACCGCTGACGACTACGCCTTTAGTGACGTCAGCGAGACCGTCGGCCTCGAGTACGAGTCGATCAGCATTGGGGCAATCAACGGGAACGACGGCGTCTATACGACCGACTACACGAACTCACTCGAGACGGACGTCCTCGCAATCGGGGGCGGCGGGCCGGTTTTATTCGAGAATCGCGGCGGTGAGTTCGAGCGCGCTGACGCATTGCCGCCGATCAACGGCACGGTTCAGGGCGCGCTCTTTTTCGATCATGACAACGACGGCTGGGAGGACCTCCTGCTTTTGCGCCGGGGCAACACACCAATTTTCCTCGAGAACGATGAGGGGACGTTCCACGAGCGCGACGTGGGCTTCGACGAGTCGTTCGTCGTTCCAACGTCGGCGAGCGCGGCGGACGTGACCGGAAACGGCTGCGCGGACGTGTTCATCGTCGATTACAACGACTGGCTCGACGAGCAGCCGATGGGGTGGCACCACTACCTCAACCTCACCGCACCGGAGGACAACGGCCAGCCAAACGCGCTCTATACGAGCGACTGCACGGAGTTCGAGCGTGCGACGGACGCCGGAATCGAGGGTGATGGCGACCACTGGAGCATGGCCACGAGTATCGTCGATCTGACGGGTAATGGCCACCCCGATATCCACGTTGCAAACGACTTTTTCGAAGACGAGTTGCTCACCAATCAGGGCGATGGGACGTTCGAGCACGCCTATCTCGGCGAGGCCACGGACCGAAACGGCATGTCCTCGCGCGCGGTCGATGTTACAGGCGACGGGCACCTCGAGATTTTCGTGACGAACATCCACTTCCCGCGGGATCGGTGGGCTGACCTGCCGGATACGCAGCGCCAACTCTTCGTCGACTTCATGAACTCGAGAATCGGTGATCGAAACCAGGGCAATAACCTCCTCGTCTGGACTGGCGACGGGTTCGAGGATCAGGGGGCTGCCCGCGGACTCAACGAGAGCGGCTGGGGTTGGAGCGGCGCACTCGAGGATTTCGACAGCGACGGACGCATAGATATCTTCCACACGACGCAGTTCGAAGCCCGCTTCGAGGGTGGTGAGCCGACGTTCGTCGAACCAATGTTGTTCGCACAGGGCGACGGCGAGTTCCACCGACTCAACGCGAGCGAGGTCGGTCTCGAGGAACTGGACGAACGGGGAGCGAGCGCGCTGGATTACGACACCAGCGGGTCGATGGACGTCGCCGTTGCCGGAAACAACGCTCGATACCGGCTCTACAGCAATGACGCACCACAGGGCAACAGCCTGCAGGTGGTCGTCGGCGGCGCGAGCGACCTCGAGTACACGACACTTGGGACGACGGTCGAAGCGACTGCTGATGGCGAGACGCAGTATCGCGTTCGAAACGCGAAGGCCGATTACCAGTCACAGGACACGCGAACGCTCCACTTTGGTGTCGGCGACGCAACCGCTGTGGACGAACTCCACGTCACCTGGCCCGACGGCACCGAGCGGACGTTCGATGATGTCGACACGGGGCAGCGACTCCTCGTAACGCCTGATGGAATCGAGACGCAGCGATCATACACGGCCGACCAGCAATGA
- a CDS encoding outer membrane protein assembly factor BamB family protein codes for MTQWTQYNGGPQHTGHRRDLEGPQRLETDWTVDLSGAVGSPVLDRDTVFVGTERGNIYAFDRETGRRRWTYDTLTATDATPVVTRERLVFASDDALTAVDPARGDLEWETSLSRGVTTPTLDEGQLYVGHADGLSALEADTGDVRWTHETDAPVVTAPVIADARVRDREWEHSRVFAPLENETVVALAVDDGENVWTAPSDGVVTASPTVADGRVYVGDDDGTLLALDTNSGRTWFSYEIRDAFTSSATVLPDEESTFIGAADGYLHITDTTFGRRKLRGWLFAKKGVALDGEVQANPVVIGDVVCVGDTTGSLYGLDLTDDCSHLWHFGTEDSSAIANTPAVGEEQLFVGSVDGRLHCLTWTTDEH; via the coding sequence GTGACACAGTGGACCCAATACAACGGCGGCCCACAGCACACCGGCCATCGACGTGATCTCGAGGGACCACAGCGACTCGAGACAGACTGGACAGTCGACCTCTCGGGTGCAGTCGGCTCGCCAGTACTCGACCGCGATACGGTCTTCGTCGGAACCGAGCGTGGAAACATATACGCGTTCGACCGCGAGACGGGCCGACGCCGATGGACGTACGACACGCTCACTGCGACCGACGCGACGCCGGTCGTTACCCGCGAGCGACTCGTCTTCGCCAGCGACGACGCGCTCACGGCCGTCGACCCCGCAAGAGGCGATCTCGAGTGGGAAACATCGCTTTCGAGGGGAGTAACGACGCCAACGCTTGATGAGGGACAGCTCTACGTCGGCCACGCGGACGGCCTCTCCGCGCTCGAGGCCGACACCGGCGACGTGCGGTGGACCCACGAAACCGACGCGCCCGTCGTCACCGCACCCGTCATCGCCGATGCTCGCGTCCGTGATCGAGAGTGGGAGCACTCGCGCGTGTTCGCCCCCCTCGAGAACGAAACGGTCGTCGCTCTGGCTGTCGACGACGGCGAAAACGTCTGGACTGCGCCGTCGGACGGCGTCGTGACCGCCAGCCCAACGGTCGCAGACGGGCGCGTCTACGTCGGCGACGATGACGGAACGTTGCTTGCACTCGATACCAACTCGGGGCGCACGTGGTTTTCCTACGAAATTCGCGACGCGTTCACCTCGTCTGCAACAGTGCTCCCCGACGAAGAATCGACATTTATCGGCGCGGCAGACGGCTATCTCCACATCACCGATACGACCTTCGGTCGACGCAAACTCCGAGGCTGGCTCTTTGCAAAGAAAGGCGTCGCACTCGATGGTGAAGTCCAGGCGAATCCGGTCGTGATCGGCGACGTCGTCTGTGTCGGGGATACAACCGGCTCGCTGTACGGCCTCGATCTCACCGACGACTGCTCGCATCTCTGGCACTTCGGTACCGAAGACTCGAGTGCAATTGCGAACACGCCCGCCGTCGGCGAGGAACAGCTGTTCGTTGGCAGCGTAGATGGGCGACTCCACTGTCTGACGTGGACTACTGACGAACACTAG
- the pspAB gene encoding PspA-associated protein PspAB: MGLLDGLRAALGLRAEADAKRDADPEDLFGMSTAYLTMEAELGYDALDIGALCFSGVDSHSFREAVDEVEAILEAGQQETGTDFSVSEDDHGYHWVILEDSDPEDLITSLHFAADTFVEHNYGSRLLAAVFAYEDRAGQPAYWIYSFRRGRFYPFAPRSGRERDSSTEFKLESALDGELEIEREKEYWYPLWPSTGGTHPWE; this comes from the coding sequence ATGGGACTGCTGGACGGACTTCGTGCCGCCCTCGGGTTGCGGGCCGAAGCCGACGCCAAACGTGATGCCGATCCCGAGGATCTGTTCGGGATGAGCACTGCCTATCTGACGATGGAAGCCGAACTCGGCTACGACGCGCTCGATATCGGCGCGCTCTGTTTCTCCGGCGTCGACTCACACAGCTTTCGCGAAGCCGTCGACGAAGTCGAAGCCATTCTCGAGGCGGGCCAGCAAGAGACCGGCACCGACTTTTCAGTTTCGGAGGACGACCACGGCTATCACTGGGTGATTCTCGAGGATAGCGATCCCGAGGATCTGATTACGAGCCTGCACTTCGCTGCCGATACGTTCGTCGAACACAACTACGGCTCACGGCTGCTCGCGGCCGTCTTTGCCTACGAGGACCGAGCGGGCCAGCCAGCCTACTGGATTTACTCATTCCGCCGCGGGCGATTCTATCCCTTTGCCCCCCGATCCGGTCGCGAACGTGACTCGAGTACGGAATTCAAACTCGAGTCGGCACTCGATGGCGAACTCGAAATCGAACGCGAGAAAGAGTACTGGTACCCACTCTGGCCGAGTACGGGCGGGACCCATCCCTGGGAGTAG
- a CDS encoding AlbA family DNA-binding domain-containing protein — protein MSVLINNEKLWDLLQHDENDKVDFKSSELLTNPDGENRYKIAKHLAGFANHRGGKIIFGVDDDREPEGVNLIESECLSTISEIANARCSPTVDFSHNFYSNQSNDLSAGCVLVLNVLQRANSPPIAVTERSDGNIRKREYRIRSGDSTRLVTDGELVSLFHENPDLELETSSLVKYFHTHDYEPLSVSPTPIYFLRMNDLYDYLSNFSEEIAKVLDDPESGYTMYHALFRRALIISILHRLNIRSHDQMQKSINEKVSDIDINKGYEFESYDLSTLKIKDEVLLDEIGFDFEECLSELNEDLYFTDQDKTGLFIPKGGEVEVSEDISEINIYLENEFEIVLKINWHSSQTGLPEEHPESKSNTGNPHERVDGSKRTITGSIQMSTEFAYPEQDYNGYMTSKFYSEEIANIVVDRYDWEQFEESLPNRKLFQIENKLDELRYLIDDRVE, from the coding sequence ATGTCGGTACTCATAAACAATGAAAAGTTGTGGGATTTGCTGCAGCATGATGAGAATGATAAAGTAGACTTCAAAAGTTCAGAATTGCTGACGAATCCTGATGGGGAAAATAGATATAAGATAGCAAAACATCTTGCTGGCTTTGCGAACCATCGCGGTGGAAAAATCATATTTGGCGTAGACGACGATAGAGAACCTGAAGGCGTCAATTTAATCGAAAGTGAATGTCTCAGCACAATCTCTGAAATAGCGAATGCTAGGTGTAGTCCAACAGTGGATTTTTCTCATAATTTCTATTCAAATCAAAGCAATGATTTATCTGCGGGATGTGTGTTAGTGTTAAATGTCTTACAAAGGGCAAATTCTCCACCAATTGCTGTCACTGAGCGCTCAGATGGAAATATTAGGAAAAGAGAATATAGGATAAGATCGGGCGACTCAACCCGCTTGGTTACTGACGGAGAGTTAGTCTCGCTTTTCCACGAAAACCCTGACTTAGAACTTGAAACTTCATCTCTTGTTAAATATTTCCATACTCACGATTATGAACCGTTGAGCGTTTCGCCAACTCCGATATATTTCCTAAGAATGAACGATTTATATGACTATCTTTCTAACTTCAGTGAAGAGATAGCAAAAGTTCTGGATGATCCGGAAAGCGGCTATACTATGTATCATGCATTATTCCGAAGAGCTTTGATTATATCCATACTACATAGATTGAATATTCGATCCCATGATCAAATGCAGAAATCAATTAATGAAAAGGTAAGTGATATAGATATAAACAAAGGATATGAGTTTGAGAGCTATGACCTGAGTACATTGAAAATAAAAGATGAGGTACTACTTGATGAAATCGGATTTGACTTTGAGGAATGCTTGTCTGAATTAAATGAAGATCTATATTTCACAGACCAAGATAAGACTGGCTTGTTTATTCCAAAAGGTGGGGAAGTGGAGGTCTCCGAAGATATATCAGAAATAAATATATATTTGGAAAATGAGTTCGAGATTGTACTAAAGATAAACTGGCATAGTAGCCAAACAGGGTTACCTGAAGAGCATCCTGAATCTAAATCAAATACAGGAAACCCACATGAGAGAGTCGATGGGTCAAAGAGAACAATTACTGGGTCAATCCAAATGTCTACAGAATTTGCATATCCAGAGCAAGACTATAATGGATATATGACTAGTAAATTTTATAGTGAAGAGATCGCGAACATAGTGGTAGACAGATATGACTGGGAACAGTTTGAAGAGAGTCTCCCTAATAGAAAGCTATTCCAAATTGAAAATAAACTGGATGAATTGAGGTATTTGATTGACGACAGGGTAGAATAG
- a CDS encoding SWIM zinc finger family protein gives MNTTASPKAPLPVPTASHLEERSRRARTDAMSVLALGDGLYEVESASDSTYLVDLEAGRCTCPDHIFRNVRCKHIRRVAIEITEGRTPPPGKIAVACHDCGASVFVLEDEPAPHYCAEHTLWPGDTVRDRETGDRLTVVDISEYRADAVRIDAANCTVAEYATNSEYEPDVPVVGAIYPHASVRANGVVPSSLRVYVFPRTRLERVSPRNSPTDRAEIRSVAD, from the coding sequence ATGAACACAACCGCATCACCGAAAGCACCGCTTCCCGTTCCGACAGCGTCTCACCTCGAGGAGCGCTCGCGCCGTGCACGCACCGACGCCATGTCGGTGCTCGCACTGGGCGATGGGCTCTACGAGGTCGAATCAGCCAGCGACAGCACCTATCTCGTCGATCTCGAGGCAGGCCGGTGTACCTGTCCGGATCACATCTTCCGCAACGTCCGCTGTAAGCACATTCGTCGCGTCGCCATCGAGATTACGGAGGGGCGGACCCCACCGCCAGGAAAAATCGCCGTCGCCTGCCACGACTGCGGTGCGTCTGTCTTCGTCCTCGAGGACGAGCCAGCCCCTCACTACTGCGCCGAGCACACGCTCTGGCCGGGCGACACCGTCCGGGACCGCGAGACTGGCGACCGGCTCACCGTTGTTGATATCTCGGAGTACCGCGCCGATGCCGTCCGGATTGACGCCGCCAACTGCACGGTCGCCGAGTACGCGACGAACAGCGAGTACGAGCCGGACGTCCCAGTTGTCGGTGCAATCTACCCGCACGCGAGCGTTCGCGCGAACGGCGTCGTTCCCTCGTCGCTTCGCGTCTACGTCTTCCCGCGGACGCGCCTCGAGCGCGTGTCGCCTCGAAACAGTCCCACAGATCGCGCAGAAATCCGGTCGGTCGCTGACTGA
- a CDS encoding iron-sulfur cluster assembly scaffold protein translates to MGLGSDMYRQQILDHYKNPRNYGQLEEPTFTHIGENPMCGDEIRMDVTLADEDDGETQTIERVAFSGDGCAISQASASMLSTKLQGKTLEELLEMDRDDIIDMLGVDISPMRVKCAVLAEKVAQDGAEIYQGELDVEKTTTED, encoded by the coding sequence ATGGGACTGGGCTCGGATATGTACCGACAGCAGATCCTCGACCACTACAAAAACCCGCGTAACTACGGGCAACTCGAGGAGCCGACGTTTACCCACATCGGCGAGAATCCAATGTGCGGCGACGAGATCCGCATGGATGTCACACTCGCCGACGAGGACGACGGCGAGACACAGACAATCGAGCGCGTCGCCTTCTCCGGCGACGGCTGTGCGATCAGCCAGGCCTCCGCGAGCATGCTCTCGACGAAATTGCAGGGGAAAACGCTCGAGGAACTGCTCGAGATGGATCGCGACGATATCATCGACATGCTCGGTGTCGACATCTCCCCAATGCGAGTCAAGTGTGCGGTGCTCGCCGAGAAGGTCGCCCAAGATGGCGCAGAGATCTATCAGGGCGAACTCGACGTGGAGAAGACGACGACTGAAGACTAA
- a CDS encoding vanadium-dependent haloperoxidase, whose translation MADTRIRSSHSSQAPPSTARRRQFLALGASAVAGSLAGCLSLRGPAADPATDPVCRWNEQFIEEIQHFRGGNFAPTRRGALLNVAMFDAVNGVVAAADEDHFEPYFADPTDAPADAPPLAALAGAADEVMTTLYGSEFDETLEATLVAADGGDAGAGEAWGRRVATDLLAHRDDEYTTGIYVPCEEATQAGCFRRDWNPVYATVRPWTLESHEQFRPDGPPALESEAYAADWHEVYEQGRAGGDRPQEHVDIAAFWRGAPGSPRPPNMWNVITQTLMLEDPLPVLEEVRLFALLSLALADAGIAGSDGKAEYGFWRPRTAIHHADRDGNSDTHADQSWEPRATGGSPEYPSTLAAYGGAGCAVLEGVLGRGDYAFEFGGDIRTGTTGEDEGITRSFDSLEDALEESLDSRIYVGNHFRFTMDDSCEMGEQIGEWVLENYLRPV comes from the coding sequence GTGGCCGACACTCGAATCCGCTCGAGCCACTCCTCGCAAGCGCCACCGTCGACCGCCCGTCGCCGCCAGTTTCTGGCGCTGGGTGCAAGTGCGGTGGCCGGTTCGCTCGCGGGTTGTCTCTCCCTTCGCGGACCGGCCGCCGACCCGGCAACGGACCCGGTTTGTCGCTGGAACGAGCAGTTTATCGAGGAAATTCAGCACTTTCGGGGAGGCAACTTCGCGCCCACACGCCGCGGTGCACTGCTCAACGTCGCGATGTTCGACGCAGTCAACGGGGTCGTGGCTGCAGCGGACGAAGACCACTTCGAGCCATATTTTGCCGATCCAACCGATGCACCTGCAGACGCCCCGCCGCTTGCAGCACTCGCCGGTGCAGCCGACGAGGTTATGACCACGCTGTACGGGAGCGAGTTCGACGAGACACTCGAGGCGACGCTTGTAGCTGCAGACGGTGGCGACGCTGGCGCTGGCGAGGCGTGGGGTCGGCGCGTTGCAACGGACCTGCTCGCACACCGCGACGACGAGTACACGACGGGCATCTACGTTCCCTGCGAGGAGGCGACCCAGGCCGGCTGCTTCCGACGTGACTGGAATCCGGTGTACGCGACCGTCCGCCCGTGGACGCTCGAGTCGCACGAGCAGTTCCGCCCCGATGGCCCACCGGCACTCGAGAGCGAGGCTTACGCCGCTGACTGGCACGAAGTGTACGAGCAGGGCCGCGCTGGCGGTGATCGACCACAGGAACACGTCGACATCGCCGCGTTCTGGCGCGGGGCACCGGGGTCGCCACGGCCACCGAACATGTGGAACGTCATTACGCAGACGCTCATGCTCGAGGACCCACTGCCCGTGCTCGAGGAGGTGCGACTCTTTGCCCTCTTGAGCCTGGCGCTGGCTGATGCGGGAATTGCGGGGTCGGACGGCAAAGCCGAGTACGGTTTCTGGCGGCCCAGAACGGCGATCCATCACGCAGATCGGGATGGGAATTCGGACACGCACGCCGATCAGTCCTGGGAGCCGCGTGCAACTGGCGGCTCACCCGAGTATCCCTCGACACTCGCTGCCTACGGTGGTGCGGGCTGTGCCGTTCTCGAGGGTGTGCTCGGCCGTGGCGACTACGCCTTCGAGTTCGGCGGCGATATCCGAACTGGGACGACCGGCGAAGACGAAGGCATCACTCGCTCGTTCGACAGTCTTGAGGACGCACTCGAGGAGTCACTCGATAGCCGGATCTACGTCGGCAATCACTTTCGATTCACGATGGATGACAGCTGCGAGATGGGCGAACAGATTGGCGAGTGGGTGCTCGAGAACTATTTGCGGCCGGTCTGA
- a CDS encoding AAA family ATPase: MHVIGTVGLPGSGKGEAATVAREDGIPVVTMGDVVRQETADRGLDPTKDHGTVAQALREENGPAAIAERSLPMIEDRLESHETVLVDGLRSGTELDAFEDAFGEYFTLVSIEAPFDLRAERIDDRGRDASADDGGEPLEARDERERGFGMDDAMDRADVVIENTDSLEAFHERVRRVIRNGPTDGESETTLEQPENN; the protein is encoded by the coding sequence ATGCACGTCATCGGAACGGTGGGCCTCCCGGGCAGCGGCAAGGGCGAGGCGGCCACCGTCGCACGCGAGGACGGAATCCCGGTGGTGACGATGGGCGATGTCGTCCGCCAGGAGACGGCCGACCGCGGCCTCGACCCGACGAAAGACCACGGGACCGTCGCCCAGGCGCTGCGCGAGGAAAACGGCCCGGCGGCGATCGCCGAGCGATCACTGCCGATGATCGAGGACCGACTCGAGAGCCACGAGACCGTCCTGGTCGACGGCCTGCGCTCGGGAACCGAACTCGACGCCTTCGAAGACGCGTTCGGCGAGTACTTCACACTCGTCAGCATCGAAGCCCCCTTCGATCTCCGCGCGGAGCGAATCGACGACCGCGGGCGCGATGCGAGCGCGGACGACGGCGGCGAACCGCTCGAGGCCCGCGACGAGCGCGAACGCGGCTTCGGGATGGACGACGCGATGGATCGCGCGGATGTGGTCATCGAGAACACGGACTCGCTCGAGGCGTTCCACGAGCGAGTGCGGCGCGTGATCCGCAACGGACCGACTGATGGCGAGAGCGAGACGACACTCGAGCAGCCCGAGAACAACTGA